The following coding sequences are from one Natronorubrum halophilum window:
- a CDS encoding BrxE family protein, with product MSSGSLEGTLETVQEELESLGVEDALAREVVSYRLLVERLGEERNNEWWESLVFTETGRDRLEEVTPKTAVKARIDLAQRIGKKVEQDRVSDNTVSLFYLGPTAESQIDAELENIEKEDVPFETLESLSITFDETGWADDLVDDTEPAIDTTDTVMQIGEITDKSDLKSRRTLREVARQCVVAYGQSTHNDLRVPYYNIDR from the coding sequence ATGTCAAGTGGATCGCTCGAGGGCACACTCGAAACTGTCCAAGAGGAGTTGGAATCACTAGGGGTGGAAGATGCGTTAGCACGGGAGGTTGTCTCGTATCGACTGCTTGTTGAGAGACTCGGCGAAGAGCGAAACAACGAGTGGTGGGAATCCCTCGTTTTCACCGAAACGGGACGGGATCGGCTCGAAGAAGTAACTCCCAAAACCGCAGTCAAAGCGCGAATTGACCTTGCACAACGTATCGGTAAGAAAGTAGAACAGGACCGGGTATCCGACAACACGGTCTCTCTCTTCTATCTCGGGCCGACTGCGGAGTCACAGATCGATGCTGAACTTGAGAACATCGAGAAGGAGGACGTTCCGTTTGAGACGCTTGAATCGCTTTCAATTACCTTTGATGAGACGGGATGGGCAGATGATCTCGTCGATGATACCGAGCCCGCCATAGATACGACAGATACAGTGATGCAGATCGGGGAGATTACCGACAAATCTGACCTCAAGTCGCGGCGTACACTTCGTGAAGTCGCGCGACAGTGTGTAGTAGCATACGGGCAATCTACTCACAACGACCTTCGAGTACCCTACTACAACATCGATCGATGA
- a CDS encoding BREX protein BrxB domain-containing protein, protein MEELESLTIDNRERIGRRTGVPFIVFTYDPKDEFSVDDTVEAYVKKLRNRGQSVEWIDMRDLVFTLLEEEHILDAVIEKEQANEGELRQGLSSVLLGGRTDEQGLIAETIKDRIADVDTAVVYRTGVLYPFAGISSILMQLENEIETPFVVFYPAVKEDKSLKFLDKTEGTYYRARVI, encoded by the coding sequence ATGGAGGAGCTTGAGTCGTTGACAATAGACAACCGAGAGCGTATCGGCCGACGCACTGGCGTTCCGTTTATTGTGTTCACATACGATCCAAAAGACGAATTCTCGGTCGATGACACGGTAGAAGCGTACGTCAAAAAACTGCGCAACCGAGGACAGTCAGTGGAATGGATCGACATGCGCGACCTCGTCTTTACTCTCCTCGAGGAAGAACACATTCTCGATGCTGTCATCGAGAAAGAGCAGGCCAACGAAGGAGAGTTGCGTCAAGGGCTCTCTTCCGTCCTCCTCGGTGGACGAACCGACGAACAAGGACTGATTGCGGAAACGATCAAGGACCGTATCGCCGATGTCGATACTGCGGTAGTGTACAGAACTGGGGTCTTGTATCCCTTCGCTGGCATCTCTTCGATTCTCATGCAGTTAGAAAACGAAATTGAAACACCGTTCGTCGTCTTCTATCCCGCAGTCAAAGAAGACAAGAGTTTAAAATTCCTCGACAAAACAGAGGGGACATACTACCGCGCTCGGGTGATCTAA
- a CDS encoding BrxA family protein: MMTQPDSEDVEYDSWIAHNTTYIEETKRVLEEYVELQSFEETKERVIGDNILNKDTNKYRRDVFREIARRYIPYEDEYAETPLMRVLASEVDETIKEWILYYEFSQNELIHRLTVDFLYGKYTSGSLLIQAPEIREYITVLGEDHPEIQEWSQSTLEEASTKYLSALKNFGLLKGTQEKEFEVFYVPDEAIAYVCYQLCEDDAETVEELVSHPDWRLFLFDEDEVRRRLQGISPRYIRYEKRGSTERIEPVFDDVYEAIDDF, from the coding sequence ATGATGACTCAACCAGATTCGGAAGACGTCGAGTACGACTCTTGGATAGCCCACAATACGACGTATATCGAGGAGACGAAACGCGTTCTCGAGGAGTATGTTGAGCTGCAGTCTTTCGAGGAAACCAAAGAACGAGTCATCGGTGATAATATTCTAAACAAAGATACCAACAAGTATCGAAGGGACGTATTTCGCGAGATCGCTCGTCGGTATATCCCTTATGAAGACGAGTATGCTGAAACACCGCTGATGCGCGTACTGGCATCCGAAGTAGATGAGACGATTAAAGAGTGGATCCTCTACTACGAATTTTCGCAGAATGAGTTGATTCATCGATTAACAGTCGACTTCCTGTACGGGAAATACACGAGTGGCTCTCTCCTTATCCAAGCCCCAGAAATACGTGAGTACATCACTGTACTGGGAGAGGACCATCCTGAGATACAGGAATGGTCCCAGAGTACCCTCGAGGAAGCGAGTACGAAGTATCTGAGCGCTTTGAAGAACTTTGGACTACTGAAGGGAACCCAAGAAAAAGAGTTTGAAGTCTTCTATGTTCCTGACGAAGCGATAGCGTACGTCTGCTACCAGCTCTGCGAAGACGACGCTGAGACGGTAGAGGAACTCGTGTCACATCCTGATTGGCGGTTGTTCCTCTTCGACGAAGACGAGGTGCGACGGAGGTTGCAAGGGATTAGCCCCCGGTACATCCGATACGAAAAGCGAGGTAGTACCGAACGAATCGAACCGGTTTTCGACGACGTTTACGAGGCCATCGATGACTTCTAG
- the brxC gene encoding BREX system P-loop protein BrxC, producing the protein MSSNTITTIDEIFYRSIDRHINRVVKVEQDDTETVKQELDEYVLTGSLEQHYLKILEAIRDTEHNPTDETGVWISGFFGSGKSHFMKILGYILEDKTLPDGRSAAEAFKPRAQDETLKATVDAVSRTFDSEVLMFQIGSRTSRAGEDSITDVINREFNRKQGYAELPWVARLEEDLEKEGRYEAFKEAVEANDGRNWEEIQQSAAFIEPKIEQGLVDAVPNFDEQDAKNAIENVKDEPEITPASLAERILDYVEQKEAETDQDVRFFVFLDEISQFIGDDEQLLLELQSIAEKFGEKGMGKLWLGVTSQEKLEELVPGVLAKNLEESKVGDRFPHQTDLISDNLDDVVRDRILQKKGDAIPSIKTLYGDNEGRLSARYKLNSSRQMETIDDESFVECYPFLPYQLEILPQIFAALRGRGSDDRLTGRERTLIDVTQSVFNEPHNLRNRELGALATLDLVYEEIVEDIDDDDQRTIADASPQDVDNELARRVLKSLYLLQRLDWIPNTASNIATTLYYEIRDMSAFESDVEEVLEQLVEEGYVGRGEEGYRFLQESERKLEDEIASVKVNEGRVRGRSKEFVREALDSADTVRYREQPFPVSVEVDGEQLSGSGHIHLHAYSPVHQQFEEINPRTLKTQSFDQEDTIYWIADDSDANDIKSRIKRIKQIEQIATEKQGQQLSTEEQEALDQKKEDLGRMRRSVQRDIEIAFQTGTLIYHGNETELEESGTRLDRIIQDPARDAVERVFTKLEDGLGSVSNRNIEKLFEDLEGRSNPAVFKELNVVLDGELNPEARIATEVADEIDSREKAGDVPTGKALIEHFSEPPYGWSRDVVRLAAAVLFRNGSIMAIYKEQTFDSYVDDGAQDVFTQISKFREASFKERETVDPETRNEAKQLLDILFDKKVKQTDQEVAQGISEAASEWIETCKERQTNLDDAFFPLRDEPKRLVTLLTAIRDKGTSAAKINAFLEHEDELEDLVGTVKKVVEFDRSGKLDKYAIYREFLENEWEEFKDLAETSSFVEISDDVNEAARQLEGEIDSRAVIENWSNIETDYRTVANTYARTYEDLYKQRYELYSRAADDVRAQGTDLDADDLETAVEPLTNRMGSSSISVDIDGRSHLNLNPSLKQLTEYLQTVDSYRKQSRDRIDELRPEDEDVTHYRVNLEEFFGGVIVTEEEELDAPVDRLRTEVLELLDEEGDVEIHFE; encoded by the coding sequence ATGAGTTCAAACACGATAACAACGATTGACGAGATCTTCTATCGGTCGATAGACCGGCACATCAACCGCGTCGTTAAGGTTGAACAAGACGACACAGAGACGGTAAAACAGGAACTCGACGAGTACGTACTAACCGGGTCTCTCGAGCAGCACTACCTGAAGATTCTGGAGGCGATTCGAGATACAGAGCACAATCCGACCGACGAAACGGGGGTCTGGATTTCCGGGTTCTTCGGCTCAGGAAAGAGCCATTTCATGAAGATTCTCGGTTACATTCTGGAGGATAAGACGCTCCCCGACGGTCGATCCGCCGCAGAGGCGTTCAAGCCTCGAGCGCAAGATGAAACCCTGAAAGCGACCGTCGACGCCGTCAGCCGAACGTTCGATTCGGAGGTGCTGATGTTCCAGATCGGCTCGCGAACGAGCCGAGCCGGCGAGGATTCGATCACCGACGTGATCAACCGCGAATTCAATCGCAAGCAAGGCTACGCGGAACTCCCATGGGTCGCACGTCTGGAAGAGGACCTCGAAAAGGAAGGACGATACGAAGCGTTCAAAGAGGCAGTCGAAGCCAACGACGGACGAAACTGGGAGGAGATTCAGCAGAGCGCTGCGTTCATCGAGCCAAAAATCGAACAGGGGCTCGTCGATGCCGTTCCCAATTTCGACGAGCAGGACGCGAAGAACGCGATAGAGAACGTCAAGGACGAGCCGGAGATCACTCCTGCCTCGCTCGCGGAACGAATTCTCGACTACGTCGAGCAGAAAGAGGCCGAAACGGATCAAGACGTTCGATTCTTCGTCTTTCTGGACGAGATCTCGCAGTTCATCGGTGACGACGAGCAGTTACTCCTTGAACTCCAGAGTATTGCCGAAAAATTCGGAGAAAAGGGGATGGGGAAGCTCTGGCTCGGAGTAACCTCTCAAGAGAAACTCGAGGAACTCGTTCCTGGGGTACTTGCGAAGAACCTCGAAGAGTCGAAAGTCGGCGACCGGTTCCCGCACCAAACGGACCTCATCTCGGATAACCTCGACGACGTCGTTCGTGACCGTATCTTGCAAAAGAAGGGAGATGCAATCCCATCGATCAAGACGCTGTACGGCGATAATGAGGGGCGACTGAGTGCCAGATACAAACTCAACTCATCCCGTCAGATGGAGACGATCGACGATGAGTCGTTCGTCGAGTGCTATCCGTTTCTTCCCTACCAGCTCGAAATACTGCCCCAGATCTTCGCAGCCCTTCGTGGTCGAGGATCCGACGACCGGCTGACCGGCCGCGAACGGACACTCATCGACGTTACGCAGAGCGTCTTCAACGAACCGCACAACCTTCGTAATCGTGAGCTGGGGGCACTCGCGACACTCGATCTCGTATACGAGGAAATCGTTGAGGACATCGACGACGACGACCAGCGGACGATCGCCGATGCGTCTCCACAGGATGTCGATAACGAACTGGCACGCCGAGTACTGAAATCACTATACCTCTTGCAGCGTCTCGACTGGATCCCCAACACCGCTTCAAACATCGCGACTACCCTGTACTACGAAATAAGGGATATGAGCGCCTTCGAGAGCGACGTTGAAGAGGTATTAGAGCAGTTGGTCGAAGAAGGATACGTTGGTCGTGGCGAGGAAGGATACCGGTTCCTGCAGGAATCGGAACGTAAACTCGAGGACGAAATCGCGTCTGTAAAGGTTAACGAAGGGAGAGTCCGGGGCCGCTCAAAGGAATTCGTTCGTGAAGCCTTGGACAGTGCTGATACAGTCCGATACCGAGAACAGCCGTTCCCGGTTTCAGTCGAAGTAGACGGCGAACAGCTCTCCGGTAGCGGCCATATCCACCTTCACGCCTACTCACCGGTTCACCAGCAGTTCGAAGAAATTAACCCACGGACGCTGAAGACCCAGAGCTTCGATCAAGAGGATACAATCTACTGGATCGCTGACGATAGCGATGCAAACGATATCAAGAGCCGAATCAAACGGATCAAGCAGATCGAACAAATTGCGACGGAAAAACAGGGTCAGCAACTCAGTACTGAAGAGCAGGAAGCACTCGATCAAAAGAAAGAGGACCTTGGTCGAATGCGACGTAGTGTCCAGCGGGACATCGAGATCGCTTTCCAGACTGGAACGCTGATTTACCACGGGAACGAGACAGAACTGGAAGAGTCGGGAACGCGTCTCGATCGAATCATCCAAGACCCGGCTCGAGACGCCGTTGAGCGCGTTTTCACCAAGCTCGAAGATGGCCTCGGGAGTGTCAGTAACCGAAACATCGAGAAGCTGTTCGAAGATCTCGAAGGCCGATCGAATCCGGCCGTATTCAAAGAGTTGAACGTCGTTCTCGATGGCGAACTAAATCCTGAGGCGCGGATCGCGACTGAGGTCGCCGACGAGATCGACTCGCGGGAGAAGGCCGGTGACGTTCCTACCGGAAAGGCGTTGATCGAGCACTTCTCCGAGCCACCGTACGGTTGGAGCCGCGATGTTGTCCGGCTGGCGGCGGCCGTGTTGTTCAGAAACGGATCGATTATGGCGATCTACAAGGAGCAAACCTTCGACAGCTACGTCGACGACGGCGCTCAAGATGTATTCACTCAGATATCGAAGTTCCGCGAGGCTTCTTTCAAAGAGCGTGAAACGGTCGATCCAGAAACCCGAAACGAGGCAAAGCAACTGCTCGATATCCTCTTCGATAAGAAAGTCAAGCAGACCGATCAGGAGGTTGCTCAGGGGATCTCGGAGGCTGCAAGCGAATGGATCGAGACGTGTAAGGAGCGACAGACAAATCTCGACGACGCGTTCTTCCCGCTGCGGGACGAACCCAAGCGGCTCGTCACGTTACTCACAGCGATTCGAGACAAAGGTACGTCGGCGGCAAAGATCAACGCCTTCCTCGAGCACGAGGACGAACTCGAGGACTTGGTCGGAACGGTGAAGAAGGTCGTCGAATTCGATCGATCGGGCAAGCTCGATAAGTATGCGATCTACCGTGAATTCCTTGAAAACGAGTGGGAGGAGTTCAAAGACCTCGCGGAGACATCCTCGTTCGTCGAGATCAGTGACGACGTAAACGAGGCAGCACGTCAGCTCGAAGGGGAAATCGACTCGAGAGCGGTAATCGAGAACTGGTCGAACATCGAGACCGACTACCGAACGGTTGCGAACACATACGCCCGAACGTACGAGGACCTCTACAAGCAGCGATACGAGCTGTATTCGCGGGCCGCGGACGACGTGCGGGCACAAGGAACCGATCTCGATGCCGATGATCTCGAGACGGCCGTTGAGCCGCTCACCAATCGGATGGGGAGTTCGTCGATCTCTGTGGATATCGATGGGCGTTCGCATCTGAACCTCAATCCAAGCCTGAAACAGCTGACTGAGTATCTCCAGACCGTCGATTC